In Kaistella faecalis, a genomic segment contains:
- a CDS encoding FUSC family protein, translating to MKKTNKIRAFLFSPILIYIIRCIIGFSIGYFLLKTFPGFDLFWALLSILLVISPEGKDSKRLSIERVKANFIGALSGIIVFSLPIELYFKILIGITAAALICKLFNLLNVSRSAIVAIIIVLMERPDESFMAPVERFVSVFIGCIIGLLVTVSTAFMIKFVHRKILDLEYHISNKN from the coding sequence TTGAAGAAAACCAACAAAATAAGAGCTTTTCTTTTTTCACCGATTTTAATTTACATTATCCGGTGTATTATTGGATTTTCTATTGGATATTTTCTTTTAAAAACCTTTCCGGGGTTTGATCTTTTTTGGGCATTGCTTTCTATTCTGCTGGTCATTTCTCCGGAAGGGAAAGATTCGAAAAGATTATCCATTGAGCGGGTGAAAGCTAATTTTATCGGTGCATTATCCGGAATTATTGTATTTTCACTCCCGATTGAGCTGTATTTTAAAATTCTGATCGGAATTACAGCGGCAGCGCTGATCTGCAAACTGTTTAATCTACTGAATGTGTCGCGGAGCGCCATTGTTGCGATCATCATCGTTTTGATGGAGCGGCCGGACGAAAGTTTTATGGCACCGGTGGAAAGGTTCGTATCGGTATTCATCGGCTGCATAATCGGTTTGCTGGTTACCGTTTCCACGGCTTTTATGATTAAATTTGTGCACCGCAAAATACTTGATCTGGAATACCACATCAGTAATAAAAATTAA
- the pcaF gene encoding 3-oxoadipyl-CoA thiolase: MNKQAYIIDGTRSAIGNFKGSLAPVRTDDLMASVIKSLVAKNPELPLDKIDDVIIGCANQAGEDNRNVARMALLLAGLPTSVPGETVNRLCASGMSSIAQAMRAIKSGEGDLFIAGGVEGMSRAPYAISKAESAFGTDSKMYDSSFGWRFVNPQMEKMYGTEAMGKTAENLAEIYKISREEQDEFALNSQMKAKKAQESGRLAEEISDIAIPQRKGDPVIINKDEFIKPNSTMEGLGKLRAAFIKENGTVTAGNASGLNDGAAAVLIASDDAVKNYGLKPLAKIVSSAVVGVEPRIMGIGPVDATKLALKRANLTLDQIDIIELNEAFAAQSIACLKELGIANDDARVNVNGGAIALGHPLGMSGTRITYSAAFELNKTGKKYALATMCIGVGQGYAVILENVNV; the protein is encoded by the coding sequence ATGAATAAACAAGCATATATTATCGACGGAACCCGTTCTGCCATTGGAAATTTCAAAGGAAGTTTAGCACCGGTAAGAACAGATGACCTGATGGCTTCCGTGATTAAAAGCCTTGTAGCCAAAAATCCGGAATTACCTTTGGATAAAATTGATGATGTGATTATAGGCTGCGCAAATCAGGCCGGAGAAGATAACAGAAACGTTGCAAGAATGGCTCTGCTTTTGGCCGGACTTCCAACCAGTGTTCCGGGAGAAACCGTGAACAGGCTTTGTGCATCAGGAATGAGCTCAATTGCTCAGGCGATGAGAGCGATAAAATCCGGCGAAGGGGATCTTTTTATTGCCGGCGGTGTGGAAGGAATGTCACGCGCACCTTACGCGATTTCGAAAGCAGAAAGCGCTTTTGGAACTGATTCTAAAATGTACGATTCAAGTTTCGGATGGCGCTTTGTCAATCCGCAGATGGAGAAAATGTACGGAACAGAAGCCATGGGCAAAACCGCGGAAAACCTGGCCGAAATCTATAAAATATCACGCGAGGAACAGGATGAATTTGCTTTGAATTCTCAGATGAAAGCAAAAAAAGCGCAGGAATCCGGAAGGTTGGCAGAAGAAATTTCTGATATCGCGATTCCTCAGAGAAAAGGCGATCCGGTCATTATCAACAAAGACGAATTCATTAAACCTAATTCCACAATGGAAGGTTTAGGAAAATTGAGAGCCGCTTTTATTAAAGAAAACGGGACCGTAACTGCTGGAAATGCTTCGGGATTAAATGACGGTGCTGCTGCAGTGCTTATTGCGTCTGATGACGCGGTAAAAAATTACGGCCTGAAACCCTTAGCGAAAATAGTAAGTTCCGCTGTTGTGGGAGTTGAACCCCGAATTATGGGAATCGGCCCTGTTGATGCTACAAAACTGGCATTAAAAAGAGCCAATCTTACTTTAGACCAAATCGATATCATCGAACTGAACGAAGCTTTCGCGGCGCAAAGTATCGCGTGTCTGAAGGAACTTGGAATTGCAAATGACGATGCAAGAGTAAATGTGAACGGAGGTGCTATTGCACTTGGTCACCCACTTGGAATGAGCGGAACGCGGATTACCTATTCTGCAGCTTTCGAACTGAATAAAACCGGCAAAAAATATGCATTGGCTACAATGTGTATCGGTGTTGGACAGGGTTACGCGGTGATTCTGGAAAATGTAAATGTATAA
- a CDS encoding VOC family protein, translating to MAQVNAYLTFNGNCEEAFNFYKSVFGGEFPYIGRFGDMPSGEEGKQMSEDDKNKIMHVTLPISQETVLMGSDTGGEYASQFIQGNNISLSINTDSKEEADRLFNGLSEGGNVTMPLAETFWGAYFGMWTDKFGINWMVNYDDPEKTQH from the coding sequence ATGGCACAGGTAAACGCGTACTTAACTTTCAACGGAAACTGCGAAGAAGCTTTTAATTTCTACAAATCCGTTTTCGGCGGAGAATTTCCTTATATCGGCCGTTTCGGTGATATGCCTTCCGGTGAAGAAGGCAAACAGATGTCTGAAGATGATAAAAACAAAATCATGCACGTCACCCTGCCTATTTCTCAGGAAACGGTTCTGATGGGATCTGACACAGGCGGGGAATATGCGTCGCAATTCATTCAGGGAAACAATATTTCACTTTCAATCAACACCGATTCTAAAGAAGAAGCCGACAGGCTTTTCAACGGTCTTTCCGAAGGAGGAAATGTGACAATGCCTCTCGCGGAAACGTTTTGGGGCGCGTATTTTGGCATGTGGACCGATAAGTTCGGCATCAACTGGATGGTGAATTACGATGATCCGGAGAAAACCCAACATTAA
- a CDS encoding DUF1569 domain-containing protein, whose translation MQNIFDAKDAQNYIDRINTLTPETQRKWGKMSVDQVLAHLNVAYETIYETDKHPKPGFIAGFLLKNFVKPKTVNEIPYKQNIPTGPMFIIKGNKDFETEKKRLIGFIQKTQQLGKEAFDGKMSHSFGKLTAQEWNNMLAKHLNHHLGQFGV comes from the coding sequence ATGCAGAACATTTTCGACGCTAAAGATGCGCAGAATTACATCGACAGAATCAATACACTTACGCCGGAAACCCAGAGAAAGTGGGGCAAAATGAGCGTAGATCAGGTACTTGCTCATCTGAACGTTGCTTACGAAACGATTTACGAAACTGATAAACATCCCAAACCGGGTTTTATTGCAGGATTTCTGCTGAAAAATTTTGTGAAACCAAAAACTGTAAATGAAATTCCGTACAAGCAGAATATCCCGACGGGTCCGATGTTTATCATCAAGGGCAACAAAGATTTTGAAACCGAAAAAAAGCGTTTGATCGGTTTCATCCAAAAAACCCAGCAGTTGGGTAAAGAAGCTTTTGACGGTAAAATGTCGCACTCGTTTGGCAAACTTACCGCTCAGGAATGGAACAATATGCTGGCGAAACACCTGAATCATCACCTCGGCCAGTTTGGTGTTTAA
- a CDS encoding zinc-dependent metalloprotease, with the protein MKSKLLLTAAVMFSGIVFSQTNHWKSVASVDSKAPVYDKTSTPVKYKLFKLNLEDLKNDLATAPQRFSNNESLILKFPTADGKLVNYVVNEASVMDPVLQAKFPEIRSYVGYEKGNQSNSIRFSVSPYDGINIMYFNEGKTAYLDAHTQDKSTYMVYDRKELPSVGGFVCHYENPEENTAAIEPQAQALVQDGLFRNYRLALSSTVEYSNYHINRAGLGSGTVEQKKAAVLAAMNTTMTRVNGVYEKTISLTMTMIPNNDLLISIGTDAYGPGFTNNNGSLLLNENQAFIDATIGTAAYDIGHIFSTGGGGIAQLRSPCTTSKARGVTGRSAPRTDAFDIDYVAHEMGHQWGAQHTFDNSCGGNRSSGSSVEPGSGSTIMAYAGICAPNVQPNSDAYFHVVSVNQMYTNITTQNSSVCGEKTPNNNQVPVVQPLANYTIPAGTAFVLTGTASDPDGDAVTYLWEQTDTRTSTTSTEPSPTQTNGAVFRSVTPTTSPQRYFPMMASIAAGNLAPIWEVIPTVARTLNFALLVNDNKATGNQAARQNMVVTVAGTAPFRVTSQNVAATYTGETALTVNWDVAGTNAAPINTANVQVLLSTDNGLTYPTVLAASVPNTGTADVILPNIDTSNARVMVKAVNNIYFAVNATRFNITKNLAVSDTSKKGFSLYPNPAKGEVNVQLKNNVKSDFKIYDLSGRLVKSGSLAADQNKISIGALKTGTYRIVVSADGATYSQNLIVK; encoded by the coding sequence ATGAAATCAAAACTACTATTGACAGCGGCAGTGATGTTTTCGGGAATAGTTTTCTCGCAGACAAACCACTGGAAGTCGGTCGCAAGCGTAGACAGCAAGGCGCCCGTGTATGACAAGACCTCGACCCCGGTAAAGTATAAATTATTTAAACTTAATCTGGAGGATCTTAAAAATGATTTGGCTACAGCACCACAGAGATTTTCTAATAACGAATCGCTCATCCTGAAATTTCCTACTGCAGACGGAAAGCTCGTAAACTATGTGGTAAACGAAGCCTCGGTAATGGATCCTGTTTTACAGGCAAAATTCCCGGAGATCAGATCGTATGTAGGTTATGAAAAAGGAAACCAGAGCAACTCAATCCGATTCAGTGTCAGCCCGTACGACGGGATAAATATAATGTACTTCAACGAAGGAAAAACCGCTTATCTTGATGCTCATACTCAGGATAAATCTACGTACATGGTGTACGACCGTAAAGAATTGCCAAGTGTGGGTGGTTTTGTATGCCATTACGAAAATCCTGAAGAAAACACGGCAGCAATTGAGCCACAGGCACAGGCGCTGGTTCAGGATGGCCTGTTTAGAAATTACCGTTTGGCACTTTCTTCCACTGTTGAATACTCTAATTATCACATCAACAGGGCAGGATTAGGATCTGGCACGGTTGAACAGAAGAAGGCTGCAGTTCTTGCGGCAATGAATACTACGATGACCAGAGTGAATGGGGTATACGAAAAGACGATATCATTAACCATGACCATGATACCCAACAATGATTTGTTGATTTCGATCGGGACTGATGCTTACGGACCTGGATTTACCAATAATAACGGTAGTTTACTCCTTAACGAAAATCAAGCCTTTATCGATGCAACAATCGGAACAGCAGCTTACGATATCGGTCACATCTTCAGTACCGGTGGCGGTGGAATCGCGCAGTTGAGATCGCCGTGTACTACGAGTAAGGCTCGTGGTGTTACAGGTCGCTCTGCACCGAGAACCGATGCCTTTGACATCGATTATGTAGCACACGAGATGGGCCACCAGTGGGGAGCCCAACATACTTTTGATAATTCGTGTGGTGGTAACAGATCGTCAGGAAGCTCCGTCGAGCCTGGAAGCGGAAGTACGATAATGGCTTATGCCGGAATTTGCGCGCCTAATGTGCAGCCTAACAGTGACGCTTACTTCCATGTAGTAAGTGTGAATCAAATGTATACTAATATCACCACTCAGAACAGCTCTGTATGTGGGGAAAAAACTCCGAACAATAATCAGGTTCCGGTAGTTCAGCCTCTTGCGAATTATACCATTCCAGCGGGAACCGCATTTGTACTGACCGGTACCGCATCTGACCCTGACGGTGACGCAGTTACCTATCTTTGGGAACAAACCGATACAAGAACTTCAACAACTTCAACTGAACCTTCGCCAACTCAGACCAATGGAGCAGTATTCCGTTCTGTAACGCCTACAACGTCTCCTCAGCGATATTTCCCCATGATGGCCTCCATAGCTGCAGGTAATCTTGCGCCAATATGGGAAGTTATCCCAACCGTGGCAAGAACGCTTAATTTCGCGCTGCTCGTTAATGACAATAAGGCGACAGGTAATCAGGCTGCAAGGCAAAATATGGTAGTAACTGTTGCAGGCACGGCACCTTTCAGAGTCACTTCTCAGAACGTCGCAGCTACCTATACTGGAGAAACAGCACTTACCGTAAACTGGGATGTTGCAGGGACCAACGCCGCTCCAATTAATACTGCAAATGTTCAGGTTTTGCTTTCCACCGATAACGGATTAACTTATCCGACAGTTTTGGCTGCAAGTGTACCGAATACAGGAACTGCAGATGTAATACTGCCGAATATTGATACCTCTAATGCAAGAGTTATGGTGAAGGCGGTTAACAATATTTATTTTGCAGTAAATGCTACCAGATTTAATATTACTAAAAATCTTGCAGTGAGCGATACTTCTAAGAAAGGCTTCAGTCTTTATCCGAATCCTGCCAAAGGTGAAGTAAATGTTCAGTTGAAAAATAATGTAAAATCTGATTTCAAGATCTATGATCTTTCAGGAAGATTAGTGAAATCAGGATCACTCGCCGCAGATCAGAACAAGATCAGTATCGGTGCACTGAAAACAGGAACGTACAGAATTGTAGTTTCAGCTGACGGGGCAACCTACAGCCAGAATCTTATAGTAAAGTAA
- a CDS encoding alpha-2-macroglobulin family protein, translated as MKNFTRIFTLFLLISFISPLFGQKYYDDQWKKVAENYKTGKYKSNLPIILEIQKQAMKDDNANQLIRSLKAEFSIVNQTRDDGNNDSSSQFFKKLSSFGDQLKGEQKLVYEVMLGQFFMDYYQNESWEINQRTNINNQDVAQIETWSKLDFKNYLTQHFENLNKVKADLQKIQLSKYKAVFEETQDLEYFPTLFDWNAVNETEFLKNSELFTPNELKANHDNILNIYDELIARNSGNSKLYFQHQRLNYNCEFTNCKDKLAQLQDLVKSNTEGDYKVLIIAEIMDELTSEQKYQDALSWAETAKKQYPKSKFSDNIKNRENQIVNPVLVIKYETHTQANLPIHLVAEAKNVHQFSLNIYEVKDDFQNFLKYVSNQYDKNIFQNVKKTLVRKETFSIQDLKDYATHKTSLEIKPLPSGIYMVEYVVENAIQKNFYFISTSSRIIYAKKDERKSLEDQLKLVSRENGKSISNEGLKIFEYSRGTSINSFNATSDQSATFKFPVSSEKDYYRYYLVQQPKTNDFNLMQVYGNQYYGENNIQDREQAQIFLDRAIYRPGQTVYFKVIATAFNGQSKEENVVSKSKLNIILNDANGEEISKQQLTTNEFGSINGSFILPQGKLNGEFSIEVDNDDEKSDYLIDGMKYFKVEEYKRPKFEVIIDPVKDEYKYGQTIEIKGKAMTFSGIPLSNATVNYEIKKRNIRWMYFYWYPRGNDNENSILGEVKTNEKGEFTIKLDLKKDETLDGIQIDNYEINASVTDINGETQSETANVRVASVSHYIKADDIKDTFTDENLKLKVETKNYNEQNLKKPYQVKLSKLVANERVFRDNFKDEIQDLPKLTKPEFIQKFPHDYFSKEEKEKGMQSVILNGLQKTEESLELGKLAAGKYKLELYNIEGKDTIKTEKTFEVFDKRFLTDSQKPFLKVIQPKSEFKRSEKAKIYVYSAVPNALVNIYVQNGNGETVTEQKSFKNGVLDYEVAFPKDESIEQINVQFQLVAFNDVQTQSVNLKIASDKKPLRIETVTFRDKLQPNSKEKWTVKILGDDKERVNAEVLANMYDKSLDQFAANSYSWQKLYQKYFLINSYGINEYLSQENFSKRVPYLNQKGVNIPEFNWFNGGIYGNRMEVMYSAAVAEQSNAVRAKSEMKSVGNPPPPPPKAERMVDSTSVSDVEEVVVIGLGGKKEDLGKIPVRQNLNETAFFYPNLLTDKDGNVTFEFTSPEALTQWKLMFLAHTKDARSAVLEKEVVTQKEFSVTPNYPRFLREGDELNLQSKLSSLVSQKLNGTAQLQILDAFTNEDISGKFSLNETQETFSLAENGNAVVNWKLKVPNDVSSIIIKIVAKAGNFSDGEQKAIAVLPNRMLVTDAVPIFVKEGQTKTFTLENLAKNTSTTATNFSNTLELTTNPIWEIMFALPSLKNDQNNSADVIFNKWFADVLASEIFKANPKLKTVFEEYQSKGLLTSNLEKNQELKQLLLEETPWVLDSKNETEQMEKLARLFDANTMRNSIQSDWAELKKLQNPDGGFSWYQGYPSSYYNSLYILKSLGKINEWLKGNTADYQSSEQKEMVSKLISFVDTEVNKYGQIDKKNVVNNYVLDYLDTRNYWEKEYPLKAKGTALKNAVISKAKTEKITDFTFFGLHRLAILFDSYGLKDVSKKFLTYLKETSTDTETQGVYWKQNLNDWGWYNSKTVNHAGALEAFNKLTPNDTNFIEEMKIWLITQKEVNSWGSSRGTAEVIFTILNSRKSWTNSESDAATIIWGGKELVNPDTKATGYVKSSVKESVIDKNLGTVTVTKPGPGIVQGGLFWQYYEDLDKIKSSESYLLITKELYKKVKTVNGEELIKITENSPLKVGDKVTVRMILNTDRNMEFIHLKDMRAAGFEPLNIISGYEWKNSLGYYQSTKDASTNFYIEYMPKGKYVFEYDYICNASGTFSNGITTLQNYYAPQMNAHTKGTKVTITQ; from the coding sequence ATGAAAAATTTCACCAGAATTTTTACGCTTTTCCTTTTAATCTCTTTTATCTCACCGCTTTTTGGTCAGAAATATTACGATGACCAGTGGAAAAAAGTCGCTGAGAATTACAAAACCGGAAAATACAAATCGAATCTTCCCATTATTTTAGAAATCCAGAAACAAGCCATGAAAGACGACAATGCGAATCAGTTAATACGCTCGCTGAAAGCGGAATTCAGCATTGTGAACCAAACCCGTGATGACGGAAACAACGATTCGTCGAGTCAGTTTTTTAAAAAGCTTTCTTCTTTCGGTGATCAGCTGAAAGGAGAACAGAAACTGGTTTATGAGGTTATGCTTGGTCAGTTTTTTATGGATTATTACCAGAATGAATCGTGGGAAATTAACCAACGAACCAATATTAATAATCAGGATGTTGCCCAAATTGAAACCTGGAGCAAACTTGATTTCAAGAATTATTTAACTCAACATTTTGAAAATTTAAATAAGGTAAAGGCTGATTTGCAAAAAATACAGCTTTCAAAATACAAAGCTGTTTTCGAGGAAACTCAGGATCTAGAGTATTTCCCGACTTTATTCGACTGGAATGCGGTAAATGAAACCGAATTTTTGAAAAATTCTGAACTTTTTACTCCGAATGAACTCAAAGCGAACCATGATAATATATTGAATATTTATGACGAACTGATCGCCAGGAATTCAGGAAATTCCAAACTCTATTTTCAGCATCAGAGACTGAACTATAACTGTGAATTTACCAACTGCAAGGATAAATTAGCGCAGCTTCAGGATCTTGTAAAATCAAATACAGAAGGCGATTACAAAGTTTTGATTATTGCTGAGATCATGGATGAACTTACTTCTGAGCAGAAATATCAGGACGCGCTTTCCTGGGCTGAAACTGCGAAAAAACAATATCCGAAATCGAAGTTTTCAGATAATATAAAAAACCGGGAAAACCAGATTGTAAATCCGGTGCTGGTCATTAAATATGAAACCCACACGCAGGCAAATCTGCCGATTCATTTGGTTGCAGAGGCGAAAAATGTTCATCAGTTTTCTTTAAATATTTATGAAGTAAAAGATGATTTTCAGAATTTTTTGAAATATGTCTCCAATCAGTATGACAAAAATATTTTCCAAAATGTGAAGAAAACGCTTGTGCGTAAAGAAACCTTCAGTATTCAGGATTTAAAGGATTATGCAACCCACAAAACTTCGCTGGAAATTAAGCCGCTTCCTTCCGGAATTTATATGGTGGAATATGTGGTGGAAAATGCCATTCAGAAGAATTTTTATTTCATTTCCACATCTTCGCGAATTATTTATGCAAAAAAAGATGAAAGGAAATCTCTGGAAGACCAGCTGAAATTGGTCAGCCGCGAAAACGGAAAGTCCATTTCCAATGAAGGTCTGAAAATCTTTGAATATTCCCGCGGAACTTCCATAAATTCATTTAATGCAACTTCTGATCAGTCTGCGACTTTCAAATTCCCTGTCTCCAGCGAAAAAGATTATTACCGGTATTATCTTGTTCAGCAGCCGAAGACCAATGATTTCAATCTGATGCAGGTTTACGGAAATCAGTATTATGGCGAAAACAACATTCAGGACCGCGAACAGGCGCAGATTTTCCTTGACAGAGCGATTTACCGACCTGGACAAACTGTTTATTTTAAAGTCATTGCCACGGCTTTTAACGGACAATCCAAAGAAGAAAATGTTGTCTCGAAATCTAAACTCAATATCATTTTAAATGATGCGAACGGTGAAGAAATTTCGAAACAGCAGCTCACCACTAACGAATTTGGCTCCATCAATGGCAGTTTTATTCTTCCTCAGGGAAAACTTAACGGCGAATTCAGTATTGAAGTGGATAATGACGATGAAAAATCAGATTATCTGATCGACGGAATGAAATATTTTAAAGTTGAAGAATACAAAAGACCGAAATTTGAAGTCATTATCGATCCGGTAAAAGACGAATACAAATACGGACAAACCATAGAAATCAAAGGCAAAGCGATGACTTTTTCCGGAATTCCGCTGAGTAATGCGACCGTGAATTATGAAATAAAAAAACGCAATATCCGCTGGATGTATTTTTACTGGTATCCGCGTGGAAATGATAATGAAAACTCGATTTTAGGCGAGGTGAAAACCAATGAGAAAGGAGAGTTTACCATTAAACTGGATTTGAAAAAAGACGAAACTTTAGATGGAATTCAGATCGATAATTATGAAATCAATGCTTCCGTAACGGATATCAACGGTGAAACACAATCGGAGACGGCAAATGTGCGGGTTGCTTCGGTTTCCCATTATATCAAAGCCGACGACATTAAAGATACTTTTACCGATGAAAATTTAAAGCTTAAAGTTGAAACCAAAAATTACAACGAGCAGAACTTAAAGAAACCCTATCAGGTAAAACTTTCAAAACTGGTTGCCAATGAAAGAGTTTTCAGAGATAATTTTAAAGACGAAATTCAGGATTTGCCGAAGTTGACGAAACCGGAATTCATCCAGAAATTTCCGCATGATTATTTTTCCAAAGAAGAAAAAGAGAAAGGAATGCAATCCGTCATTCTGAACGGATTACAGAAAACGGAGGAATCCCTGGAATTGGGCAAACTCGCCGCTGGAAAATATAAACTGGAGCTTTATAATATTGAAGGAAAAGACACCATAAAAACTGAAAAAACTTTCGAAGTCTTCGATAAAAGATTCCTAACAGATTCACAGAAACCTTTCCTCAAAGTTATTCAGCCAAAAAGTGAATTCAAAAGAAGTGAAAAAGCGAAAATCTATGTTTATTCCGCAGTTCCGAATGCTTTAGTGAATATTTACGTTCAAAACGGAAACGGTGAAACGGTGACGGAACAGAAATCTTTTAAAAACGGCGTTTTGGACTATGAAGTAGCGTTCCCGAAAGATGAAAGTATCGAGCAGATCAATGTGCAGTTTCAGTTGGTCGCTTTCAATGATGTGCAGACGCAATCGGTAAATCTTAAGATTGCTTCCGATAAAAAACCGTTGAGAATTGAAACCGTGACTTTCCGCGACAAACTTCAACCGAATTCCAAAGAAAAATGGACGGTAAAAATTCTTGGCGATGACAAAGAACGCGTCAATGCTGAAGTTTTAGCCAATATGTATGATAAATCTTTGGATCAGTTTGCAGCCAATTCTTATTCCTGGCAAAAATTGTATCAGAAATATTTCCTCATCAATTCTTATGGAATCAATGAATACCTGTCTCAGGAGAACTTCAGCAAAAGGGTACCGTATCTAAATCAGAAAGGAGTTAATATTCCCGAATTTAATTGGTTTAATGGAGGAATTTACGGAAACCGAATGGAAGTAATGTATAGTGCGGCAGTTGCCGAACAGTCAAATGCTGTTCGAGCCAAATCTGAAATGAAATCGGTTGGAAATCCGCCGCCGCCGCCGCCAAAAGCCGAACGTATGGTTGATTCCACTTCTGTTTCGGATGTGGAAGAAGTTGTGGTAATTGGACTGGGCGGGAAAAAAGAGGATTTGGGGAAAATTCCGGTTCGTCAAAACTTAAACGAAACCGCATTTTTCTACCCTAATTTATTAACTGACAAAGATGGAAACGTAACTTTTGAGTTTACTTCGCCGGAAGCTTTAACTCAATGGAAACTCATGTTTTTGGCCCATACCAAAGATGCAAGATCTGCAGTTTTGGAGAAAGAGGTGGTAACGCAGAAAGAGTTTTCGGTTACACCAAATTATCCGAGATTTCTGCGTGAAGGTGACGAACTGAATCTTCAGTCCAAACTTTCAAGTTTAGTCAGTCAAAAGCTCAACGGAACGGCACAGCTTCAGATTTTGGATGCTTTTACCAATGAAGATATTTCCGGTAAATTTAGTTTGAATGAAACACAGGAAACCTTCAGTCTTGCCGAAAACGGAAATGCTGTGGTCAACTGGAAACTTAAAGTTCCGAACGATGTGTCTTCGATCATTATTAAAATCGTAGCCAAAGCCGGTAATTTCTCTGATGGTGAACAAAAAGCAATCGCCGTGTTGCCAAACAGAATGCTGGTTACCGATGCTGTTCCGATTTTCGTGAAAGAAGGTCAGACCAAAACGTTTACACTGGAAAATTTAGCCAAAAATACTTCAACAACCGCCACTAATTTTTCCAATACTTTGGAACTGACAACCAATCCAATCTGGGAAATTATGTTTGCTTTGCCAAGTCTGAAAAACGACCAAAACAATTCAGCTGATGTTATTTTTAATAAATGGTTTGCTGATGTTTTGGCTTCTGAAATTTTTAAAGCCAATCCAAAACTGAAAACTGTTTTTGAAGAATATCAAAGCAAAGGTTTACTGACTTCAAATCTTGAAAAAAATCAGGAACTGAAACAGTTGCTGCTGGAAGAAACGCCTTGGGTTTTGGACAGTAAAAATGAAACGGAACAAATGGAAAAATTGGCTCGTCTTTTTGATGCAAATACGATGCGGAATTCCATTCAAAGCGATTGGGCAGAGCTGAAAAAACTGCAAAATCCGGATGGTGGATTTTCGTGGTATCAAGGTTATCCAAGTTCGTATTATAACTCGCTGTACATTTTGAAATCTTTAGGAAAAATTAATGAATGGCTGAAAGGAAATACCGCAGATTATCAAAGTTCTGAACAGAAAGAAATGGTTTCTAAACTGATCAGTTTTGTGGATACGGAAGTGAATAAATATGGGCAGATCGATAAAAAGAACGTGGTTAATAATTATGTTCTGGACTATCTCGATACCCGAAATTATTGGGAGAAAGAATATCCTTTAAAAGCGAAAGGAACTGCGCTGAAAAATGCCGTAATTTCCAAAGCGAAAACAGAAAAAATCACCGATTTTACTTTCTTTGGATTGCACCGTTTAGCGATTTTATTTGACAGTTACGGATTGAAAGATGTTTCGAAAAAATTCCTGACTTATCTTAAAGAAACTTCTACAGATACAGAAACTCAGGGCGTTTACTGGAAACAGAATCTGAACGATTGGGGCTGGTACAATTCTAAAACTGTAAATCACGCCGGAGCTTTGGAGGCGTTTAATAAACTGACGCCTAACGATACCAATTTCATTGAGGAAATGAAAATCTGGCTGATTACCCAGAAAGAAGTGAATTCATGGGGAAGTTCACGTGGGACTGCAGAAGTGATTTTTACTATTTTAAATTCAAGGAAATCATGGACGAATTCAGAAAGCGATGCAGCAACCATTATTTGGGGCGGAAAAGAACTTGTAAATCCGGATACAAAAGCAACAGGTTACGTAAAAAGTTCAGTGAAGGAATCTGTAATTGATAAAAATTTAGGAACGGTTACTGTCACCAAACCCGGTCCCGGAATTGTTCAGGGGGGCTTGTTCTGGCAGTATTATGAGGATCTGGACAAAATTAAATCCTCCGAATCTTACCTTTTGATCACGAAAGAACTGTATAAAAAAGTGAAAACCGTAAACGGCGAAGAGTTAATTAAAATCACAGAAAATTCACCGTTAAAAGTGGGGGATAAAGTTACCGTAAGAATGATTTTGAATACCGACAGAAATATGGAATTCATTCATTTGAAAGATATGCGTGCTGCAGGTTTTGAGCCGTTGAACATTATTTCAGGTTATGAATGGAAAAACAGTTTGGGTTATTATCAGTCCACGAAAGATGCTTCAACAAATTTCTACATCGAATATATGCCGAAAGGGAAGTACGTTTTCGAGTACGATTATATCTGCAACGCATCGGGAACTTTCAGCAACGGAATTACCACTCTGCAGAATTATTACGCGCCACAGATGAATGCGCATACGAAAGGCACGAAGGTAACTATCACTCAATAA